In the genome of Chryseobacterium oryzae, one region contains:
- the porL gene encoding type IX secretion system motor protein PorL/GldL produces MFKTKDAWMNFFYSFGAAIVILGAWLKITHITLGPINGNIALTVGLVTEAIIFIIFAFDPPKTEESYAWENVYPELLDKHANPNPLHSNVSARNANATQFAELENSLSSKLDKMLQDAKLDVQLFDRLRSGIDKFSSSVDQINQTVDVSASTHKYNDQLNKAAQHMESMNALYAIQLENGQKQADFAKQYVADMQKSAEQSEKFNQELQGLTSNLNNLNRVYGGMLTAMKS; encoded by the coding sequence ATGTTTAAGACTAAAGATGCTTGGATGAACTTCTTTTATTCATTCGGTGCTGCAATTGTAATTCTTGGAGCTTGGCTTAAAATTACTCACATTACCTTGGGACCTATTAACGGGAATATAGCTCTAACTGTAGGATTGGTTACAGAAGCAATTATTTTTATCATCTTTGCTTTCGACCCTCCTAAAACAGAAGAGTCTTATGCTTGGGAAAATGTTTATCCTGAATTGTTAGATAAGCATGCAAACCCTAACCCTTTACATTCTAACGTTAGTGCAAGAAATGCCAATGCAACTCAGTTTGCAGAGTTAGAAAACTCTCTTTCTAGTAAATTGGATAAAATGCTTCAGGATGCTAAACTTGATGTACAGTTATTTGACAGATTGAGAAGCGGTATCGATAAATTTTCTAGTTCTGTAGATCAAATTAACCAAACTGTTGATGTTTCTGCTTCTACACACAAATATAATGATCAGTTAAATAAAGCTGCTCAGCACATGGAAAGTATGAATGCTCTTTATGCTATACAGTTAGAAAATGGTCAAAAGCAGGCAGACTTTGCTAAGCAATATGTTGCTGATATGCAAAAATCTGCGGAACAATCTGAAAAGTTTAACCAAGAATTACAAGGTTTAACATCTAACTTAAATAACTTAAACAGAGTTTATGGAGGTATGTTAACTGCTATGAAGTCTTAA
- the porN gene encoding type IX secretion system ring subunit PorN/GldN — MKKYISSLLVIASGFAFSQTILNASSPEEFRQMRSENMKKVGDTVVSNKITPLEYGFVDEKDILKSMTVWEVIDMNDKINQPFYYDNPDALLSKTTRSLYQILLDAAMDGKIDEVYDDENFTTKLSKEALQKKLESVRMDEEAIDILNSGRPLTEDEKKRLVDHIRTTTDKVKVLKIMGMWFIDKRDGMMKYRPLGIAAMGPDPTSIGRLDAQGKLMEGANDLVDLFWIYYPKAREILANNYVFNRANSSADLSFDDVINARRFSSIIYKSSNGLGDGTIKDYIPRNAEEQLAESDRIKEQILQMENDLWNY, encoded by the coding sequence ATGAAAAAATATATAAGCAGTCTTTTAGTAATAGCTTCTGGGTTTGCATTTTCTCAGACTATTCTAAATGCCTCTTCTCCGGAAGAATTCAGACAAATGAGGTCTGAAAATATGAAGAAAGTAGGAGATACAGTGGTGAGTAACAAAATTACTCCTTTAGAATATGGTTTTGTGGATGAGAAAGACATTCTTAAAAGCATGACAGTTTGGGAAGTTATCGATATGAACGACAAAATTAATCAGCCGTTTTATTATGATAATCCTGATGCACTTTTGTCTAAAACTACAAGATCTCTATACCAAATTCTTCTAGATGCTGCTATGGATGGTAAAATTGATGAGGTTTATGATGATGAGAATTTTACTACTAAGCTAAGTAAAGAAGCTTTACAAAAAAAACTGGAAAGTGTTAGAATGGATGAGGAAGCTATTGATATTCTAAATTCAGGGAGACCACTTACAGAAGATGAGAAAAAAAGACTTGTTGACCATATCAGAACGACAACAGATAAAGTTAAAGTCTTGAAAATTATGGGAATGTGGTTCATCGATAAAAGAGATGGAATGATGAAATACAGACCTCTTGGTATTGCTGCAATGGGCCCAGATCCAACTTCTATTGGTAGACTTGATGCGCAGGGTAAATTAATGGAAGGAGCAAATGATTTGGTTGATCTTTTCTGGATTTATTACCCTAAAGCAAGAGAGATTTTAGCAAATAATTATGTTTTTAATAGAGCTAATTCATCTGCAGATTTGTCTTTTGATGATGTAATCAATGCAAGAAGATTTTCTTCAATCATCTATAAGTCATCTAACGGTCTTGGTGATGGTACAATCAAAGATTATATCCCAAGAAATGCCGAAGAGCAGTTAGCTGAAAGCGACAGAATTAAAGAACAGATTCTTCAAATGGAGAACGATCTGTGGAATTATTAA
- a CDS encoding FAD-dependent oxidoreductase translates to MQNVDYIIVGDGYAALFFAHQLILNNKSFVIFSEGKKSASQISAGIINPVVLKKFTTFWKAQEQIDFLHKTLNEISLYTQENYLIEAPIHRIFHDENEQKLWLNKSNKEELTDFLDQNFTKIEGVKNNFKSGKVNQSARLNVKHFFDGMKHFLIQQNKWIQERFNYHQLDNQENKYREFSFKHIVFCEGMGVKFNPFFAELPVQPNKGHHIRIKLSETLDSNITIKKKHFLFPLDDELYFYGGTYDRDQIHENIDESAVKQLENGLSEFYENEFETKEVHFGFRPTVKDRRPLIGRHSLHENLYVFNGLGARGILNGCFFSKILFDFIDKNYPLTEEIQLNRFQ, encoded by the coding sequence ATGCAAAATGTAGATTATATTATAGTTGGAGACGGGTACGCTGCTCTTTTCTTTGCTCATCAGCTTATTTTAAATAATAAGTCTTTTGTTATTTTTTCGGAAGGAAAGAAAAGTGCTTCGCAAATTTCTGCGGGAATTATTAATCCCGTTGTTTTAAAGAAATTTACTACTTTTTGGAAAGCTCAGGAGCAAATTGATTTTTTGCATAAAACTTTAAATGAAATAAGCCTTTATACACAAGAAAACTATTTGATAGAGGCACCTATTCATCGTATTTTTCATGATGAAAATGAGCAAAAACTATGGCTTAATAAATCTAATAAAGAGGAGTTGACTGATTTTCTTGATCAGAATTTCACAAAGATAGAGGGGGTGAAAAATAACTTTAAATCTGGAAAAGTGAATCAGTCTGCAAGACTCAATGTGAAACATTTTTTTGATGGTATGAAACATTTTTTAATCCAACAAAATAAATGGATTCAGGAACGTTTCAATTATCATCAATTAGATAATCAAGAAAATAAATACAGAGAATTTTCATTTAAACACATTGTTTTCTGTGAAGGAATGGGAGTGAAATTCAACCCTTTTTTTGCGGAATTGCCTGTGCAGCCCAATAAAGGGCACCACATAAGAATTAAACTTTCAGAAACTTTAGATTCTAACATTACCATTAAGAAGAAACATTTTTTATTTCCGCTGGATGATGAGCTTTACTTTTACGGAGGTACGTATGATAGAGATCAAATTCATGAAAATATTGATGAATCTGCCGTTAAGCAACTGGAAAACGGACTGTCAGAATTTTATGAAAATGAATTTGAAACTAAAGAAGTGCATTTTGGTTTCAGACCAACGGTAAAAGACAGACGTCCACTTATTGGCAGACATTCTCTGCATGAAAATCTTTATGTTTTTAATGGATTAGGAGCAAGAGGAATCTTAAATGGATGCTTTTTCTCAAAAATATTATTTGATTTTATCGATAAAAATTATCCTTTAACCGAAGAAATTCAACTGAATAGATTTCAATAA
- the porK gene encoding T9SS ring complex lipoprotein PorK/GldK: MKRIFLLLVSASVASVSCSGGGTSSVGKPGTKGELIPREKTKSFVAERPYGMVAIPGGSFIAGMADQDFTNNGEKAPLKTVTVAPFFMDEAETTNAEYRVFINYVRDSIARTMLAEAAGEGGDGSGGRRGASIGDYAYLAKKEDNLTPYQEYLEGSGGKDGYDDSKRLDWKIPLHWNTSKYPDVEYAEVLESMYLPASSRVGNERIIDVSKLKYTYKWGDMDAAIADNERGINFLRSESIAIYPDTTVWVNDFHFTYNEPLFEQYFWHKAYKDYPVVGVTWDQARAYCNFRTKLKSDYNESLKRKKQRPMQFRLPTEIEWEYAARGGKENATYPWGGPYLMDDRGCYLANFKPKRGSYMEDEKKGTYTYTAPVKKFRKNSFGLFDMAGNVAEWTISAYNNSDYQFSSTLNPAVKDKSGNKKSVRGGSWKDVGYMLMTGARDWEHKDSARSYIGFRTVQDISDAAVKAKRVNR; this comes from the coding sequence ATGAAAAGGATATTTCTTTTATTAGTGTCTGCGTCGGTAGCATCGGTATCTTGTTCAGGTGGTGGAACTTCTTCGGTAGGAAAACCAGGAACAAAGGGAGAATTGATACCTAGAGAAAAAACGAAATCATTTGTTGCGGAAAGACCTTATGGTATGGTAGCAATTCCTGGAGGTTCTTTTATTGCGGGTATGGCCGATCAGGACTTTACCAACAATGGTGAAAAAGCACCTTTGAAAACTGTAACGGTAGCGCCTTTCTTTATGGATGAGGCAGAAACTACCAACGCAGAATACAGGGTTTTTATTAATTACGTAAGAGATTCTATCGCACGTACTATGCTTGCAGAAGCTGCAGGTGAAGGAGGTGATGGTAGCGGAGGTAGGAGAGGTGCCAGTATTGGTGATTACGCTTACCTTGCAAAGAAAGAAGATAATTTAACACCTTATCAGGAATATTTAGAAGGTTCTGGAGGAAAAGATGGCTATGACGATTCAAAAAGATTAGACTGGAAAATTCCTTTGCATTGGAATACATCAAAATATCCTGATGTTGAATACGCAGAAGTTCTAGAATCTATGTATTTACCGGCTTCATCAAGAGTAGGTAATGAAAGAATTATAGATGTTAGTAAATTGAAATATACCTATAAGTGGGGAGATATGGATGCTGCAATAGCAGACAATGAGAGAGGTATTAACTTTCTTAGAAGTGAAAGCATTGCAATTTATCCTGATACAACCGTTTGGGTAAACGATTTCCACTTTACTTATAATGAGCCTTTATTCGAACAGTATTTCTGGCACAAAGCTTATAAAGATTATCCTGTTGTAGGAGTTACTTGGGATCAGGCTAGAGCTTATTGTAATTTTAGAACTAAATTAAAGTCTGATTATAACGAAAGTTTAAAAAGAAAGAAACAAAGACCAATGCAATTCCGTCTTCCTACAGAAATTGAGTGGGAATATGCAGCTAGAGGAGGTAAAGAAAATGCTACTTATCCTTGGGGAGGTCCTTATTTAATGGATGACAGAGGTTGTTATTTGGCTAACTTCAAACCAAAAAGAGGTAGTTATATGGAGGATGAAAAGAAAGGAACTTATACCTATACTGCTCCTGTTAAGAAATTTAGAAAAAATTCTTTCGGATTATTTGATATGGCAGGAAACGTAGCTGAATGGACAATTTCTGCTTACAATAATTCAGATTATCAGTTCTCATCAACTCTTAATCCTGCGGTAAAAGATAAATCAGGAAACAAAAAATCTGTAAGAGGTGGTTCTTGGAAAGATGTAGGATATATGTTGATGACTGGTGCAAGAGATTGGGAACACAAAGATTCTGCTAGAAGTTATATCGGTTTCAGAACTGTACAAGATATTTCTGATGCAGCTGTTAAAGCTAAAAGAGTCAACAGATAA
- the porM gene encoding type IX secretion system motor protein PorM/GldM — protein sequence MAKGKQTPRQKMINLMYLVFIAMMALNIDVEIIRSYYDSTRALNETRSLTEHKNEKIFEKTLEAKAQQVPDTYAQPWSQYNVLKTKIDALVKFAEDVKVDLKKKSEFHDKDEKGKDMDVSENFSALNNNEATTEFFFKDGDENSPSKGAMELKAKMDDVRNYITSTFGNNPQLADLVSRATKSITTEYPQGKSPNGKTWFQNKFYHQPLIAAISNLEIIQNDARNVQSDALALMLSEKVDASIKFTSYEAIVSAPTDVQVGKKAEAVVMLGNYSNSSKITMSGVSRQENGKGFLPLNTSGIGEKKIGGVITLTDASGKAQQFPFTHTYNVIAGPQEVKLEKGLLLSADKMNVMYRGLENPVSGSILGADNAKLSLSASGGAIVKGTGNGKWNVTPQSGNVIQLTLSGREPSGKTVSQVFEYRIKGIPRPQGQIRGKAVNFMPASSIPNQIVTATLPDFDFPVSFTVNSFILKLPGRAGTMIQGSGLSSAEGLLKNLRSGDVVQIYDIQATATGLGNQRLKEISPVTINVQ from the coding sequence ATGGCAAAAGGAAAACAGACTCCACGTCAGAAGATGATCAACCTAATGTATTTGGTGTTCATCGCGATGATGGCCCTAAATATTGATGTTGAAATCATCAGATCGTATTACGATTCTACAAGAGCTCTTAATGAAACAAGAAGTTTAACGGAGCATAAAAACGAAAAAATATTCGAAAAGACACTTGAAGCGAAAGCTCAACAAGTACCGGATACTTACGCCCAACCATGGAGCCAATACAATGTTTTGAAAACAAAGATTGATGCTTTGGTGAAATTTGCAGAAGATGTAAAAGTTGATCTGAAGAAAAAATCTGAGTTTCACGACAAAGATGAAAAGGGTAAGGACATGGATGTAAGTGAGAATTTCTCTGCGTTGAACAATAATGAGGCAACAACAGAGTTTTTCTTTAAAGATGGAGATGAAAATAGCCCTTCTAAAGGTGCTATGGAACTTAAAGCTAAAATGGACGATGTAAGAAACTATATTACAAGTACATTTGGTAACAACCCACAGTTAGCAGATTTGGTTAGCAGAGCTACTAAGTCTATAACTACTGAGTATCCGCAAGGAAAATCTCCAAATGGAAAGACATGGTTTCAGAATAAGTTTTATCATCAGCCATTAATTGCAGCAATTTCTAATTTAGAAATTATTCAGAATGATGCAAGAAACGTACAATCTGATGCATTAGCATTAATGCTTTCTGAGAAAGTAGATGCGAGCATTAAATTTACAAGCTATGAAGCAATTGTTTCTGCACCTACTGACGTTCAGGTGGGTAAAAAAGCTGAAGCAGTGGTAATGTTGGGTAACTATTCTAATAGTAGCAAAATTACTATGAGTGGCGTGAGCAGACAGGAAAATGGAAAAGGCTTCTTACCGTTGAATACTTCAGGAATTGGAGAAAAGAAAATTGGTGGAGTTATTACGCTTACAGATGCTTCTGGTAAAGCTCAACAATTCCCTTTCACTCATACTTATAATGTAATTGCGGGTCCACAGGAAGTTAAGCTTGAAAAAGGATTATTGCTTTCTGCAGATAAAATGAATGTTATGTATAGAGGTTTAGAAAACCCTGTATCTGGTTCTATTCTAGGCGCCGATAATGCTAAACTTTCTTTATCTGCTTCTGGAGGAGCTATTGTTAAAGGTACTGGTAATGGAAAATGGAATGTAACACCTCAATCTGGAAATGTTATTCAGTTAACACTTTCTGGAAGAGAGCCAAGCGGAAAAACTGTATCACAGGTTTTTGAATATAGAATTAAAGGTATTCCTAGACCACAAGGTCAGATTAGAGGTAAAGCTGTTAATTTTATGCCGGCAAGCTCTATTCCTAATCAAATTGTGACTGCAACTTTACCGGATTTCGATTTCCCTGTTTCATTTACAGTTAATAGCTTTATATTGAAATTGCCAGGTAGAGCAGGTACTATGATACAAGGAAGTGGATTGTCATCTGCGGAAGGTCTATTAAAAAATCTTAGATCGGGAGATGTTGTTCAAATCTATGATATCCAAGCGACTGCTACTGGTTTAGGTAATCAAAGGTTGAAAGAAATTTCACCAGTAACAATAAATGTTCAATAA
- a CDS encoding efflux RND transporter periplasmic adaptor subunit: protein MKRVVAGITLSSILLFTGCNNKKEEKEEAAIYPVTTPIVMDTVINKEYVAQIRSVKNIEVRAQGKGFLEKIFVDEGQFVRQGQTLFRIMPKLYQAELLKAQAEVAQATIELKNASTLANNNIVSKNERAMAKAKLDAANAEAKLAQIHLSFTDIKAPFSGIIDRIPLKLGSLVDEGDLLTSLSDNNDIFTYFNVSEPEYLNYQRNVASRGSNTVDLIMANGDIFPQKGQIQTIEGEFDSETGNIAFRAKFPNPDKLLRNGETGKVRMSLPLKNALIIPQKATYEIQDQKYVFVVDKNGVVKSKNIKIAYELPDLYVVASGVSTSDKILLEGVQKVKDDQKVKTKAQDPKKVLQSLKLKAE from the coding sequence ATGAAAAGAGTTGTCGCAGGAATTACGCTAAGCAGTATCTTATTGTTCACTGGATGTAACAATAAAAAAGAAGAAAAAGAAGAAGCTGCAATTTATCCTGTAACCACACCGATAGTTATGGATACGGTGATTAACAAAGAATATGTTGCGCAGATCAGGTCTGTAAAAAACATTGAAGTTCGGGCACAAGGAAAAGGTTTCCTAGAAAAAATCTTCGTAGATGAAGGTCAGTTTGTACGACAAGGACAAACCTTATTCCGAATTATGCCAAAACTGTATCAGGCAGAACTTTTAAAAGCTCAGGCAGAAGTAGCACAAGCAACCATTGAACTTAAAAACGCAAGCACATTAGCCAACAATAATATTGTGTCCAAAAACGAAAGAGCAATGGCTAAAGCTAAGTTGGATGCAGCCAATGCAGAAGCTAAATTAGCGCAAATTCATTTATCTTTTACAGATATTAAAGCTCCTTTTTCCGGAATTATAGACAGAATTCCTTTAAAATTAGGAAGTCTAGTAGATGAAGGTGATTTATTAACTTCACTTTCCGATAACAACGATATTTTCACCTATTTCAATGTTTCTGAGCCAGAATATCTTAATTATCAGAGAAATGTAGCTTCTAGAGGAAGTAATACAGTAGACCTGATTATGGCAAACGGTGATATTTTTCCTCAAAAAGGTCAAATTCAGACTATTGAAGGAGAATTCGATAGTGAAACTGGAAATATTGCCTTCAGAGCAAAATTTCCAAACCCGGATAAACTGTTAAGAAACGGCGAAACCGGAAAAGTAAGAATGAGCTTACCATTGAAGAATGCTTTAATTATTCCGCAAAAAGCAACTTACGAAATTCAGGATCAGAAATATGTTTTCGTAGTAGACAAAAATGGTGTGGTAAAATCTAAAAATATTAAAATTGCCTATGAACTTCCGGATTTGTACGTAGTAGCTTCGGGTGTTTCCACATCAGATAAAATTTTACTGGAAGGTGTACAGAAAGTGAAAGACGATCAAAAAGTGAAAACCAAAGCTCAGGATCCTAAAAAAGTTCTTCAGTCATTAAAATTAAAAGCAGAGTAG